The proteins below are encoded in one region of Rhinolophus sinicus isolate RSC01 linkage group LG07, ASM3656204v1, whole genome shotgun sequence:
- the SEC24C gene encoding protein transport protein Sec24C isoform X2 — translation MNVNQSAPPVPPFGQPQPVYPGYHQSSYGGQPGSTAPATPYGAYNGPGYQQPPPSGVSRAPSSSGAPPASIAQAPCGQGAYGQFGQGDVQNGPSSTVQMQRLPGSQPFGSAPLAPVVSQPTVSYGPPPTSSQVTAQLAGMQISGAVAPAPPPSGLGYGPPTSLASASGSFPNSGLYGSYAQAQGHSGAQPPQRSAPPQASSFTPPASGVPRMPSMTGPPLPGQGFGGPPVSQPNHVSSPPPQALHPGTQMSGLPGPPPPMHSSQQPGYQLQQNGSFGPARGPQPNYGSPYQAAPTFGSQPGPPQPLPPKRLDPDAIPSPQLNELPPQQKTRHRIDPDAIPSPIQVIEDDRNNRGSEPFVTGVRGQVPPLVTTNFLVKDQGNASPRYIRCTSYNIPCTSDMAKQAQVPLAAVIKPLARLPPEEALPYVVDHGESGPLRCNRCKAYMCPFMQFIEGGRRFQCCFCSCINDVPPQYFQHLDHTGKRVDAYDRPELSLGSYEFLATVDYCKNNKFPSPPAFIFMIDVSYNAIRSGLVRLLCEELKSLLDFLPREGGAEESAIRVGFVTYNKVLHFYNVKSSLAQPQMMVVSDVADMFVPLLDGFLVNVRESRAVITSLLDQIPEMFADTRETETVFAPVIQAGMEALKAAECAGKLFLFHTSLPIAEAPGKLKNRDDRKLINTDKEKTLFQPQTGAYQSLAKDCVAQGCCVDLFLFPNQYVDVATLSVVPQLTGGSVYKYTCFQVENDQERFLSDLRRDVQKVVGFDAVMRVRTSTGIRAIDFFGAFYMSNTTDVELAGLDGDKTVTVEFKHDDRLNEESGALLQCALLYTSCAGQRRLRIHNLALNCCTQLADLYRNCETDTLINYMAKFAYRGVLNSPVKSVRDTLITQCAQILACYRKNCASPSSAGQLILPECMKLLPVYLNCVLKSDVLQPGAEVTTDDRAYVRQLVTSMDVAETNVFFYPRLLPLTKSPIESTTEPPAVRASEERLSNGDIYLLENGLNLFLWVGASVQQGVVQSLFNVSSFSQIPSGLSILPVLDNPLSKKVRGLIDSLRAQRSRYMKLIVVKQEDKLEMLFKHFLVEDKSLNGGASYVDFLCHMHKEIRQLLS, via the exons ATGAACGTCAACCAGTCAGCTCCACCTGTGCCGCCATTTGGGCAGCCCCAGCCCGTCTACCCAGGGTATCATCAATCCAGCTATGGTGGGCAACCAGGGTCCACAGCTCCTGCCACCCCCTATGGAGCCTACAATGGGCCAGGCTATCAGCAACCACCTCCCTCAG GTGTGTCAAGAGCCCCATCTTCTTCTGGGGCACCTCCAGCCTCAATAGCACAGGCCCCTTGTGGCCAGGGTGCATATGGCCAGTTTGGCCAAGGAGATGTACAGAACGGGCCTAGCTCTACTGTTCAGATGCAGAG GCTCCCTGGGTCTCAGCCATTTGGGTCAGCCCCATTGGCCCCTGTGGTTAGCCAGCCAACTGTGTCCTATGGTCCTCCCCcgacaagttcccaggtgaccgCCCAGCTGGCTGGAATGCAGATCAGTGGGGCTGTGgcaccagcccctcccccttcGGGCCTGGGCTATG GCCCACCAACGTCGTTGGCCTCAGCCTCAGGAAGTTTCCCCAACTCTGGTCTGTATGGCTCCTATGCTCAGGCCCAGGGTCATTCTGGGGCCCAGCCTCCCCAGCGATCTGCCCCTCCACAGGCCTCCAGCTTCACACCCCCAGCTTCAGGGGTTCCTCGGATGCCTTCGATGACTGGTCCACCCCTGCCTGGACAGGGTTTTGGGGGACCCCCAGTGAGCCAGCCCAACCATGTGTCCTCGCCTCCTCCTCAAGCCCTGCACCCTGGCACCCAGATGAGTGGGCTCCCAGGACCACCACCACCTATGCACTCCTCGCAGCAGCCAGGCTATCAGCTGCAACAAAACG GTTCCTTTGGCCCAGCCCGGGGCCCTCAGCCCAATTATGGAAGTCCCTACCAAGCAGCACCTACTTTTGGCAGTCAGCCTGGGCCTCCTCAACCACTGCCTCCTAAGCGCCTGGATCCGGATGCCATCCCGAGCCCT CAACTCAATGAGCTGCCTCCTCAGCAGAAAACCAGGCACAGAATAGACCCTGATGCCATTCCTAGTCCA ATTCAGGTTATTGAGGATGACAGGAATAACCGGGGTTCAGAGCCATTTGTTACTGGAGTACGGGGCCAGGTGCCACCCTTAGTCACCACCAACTTCCTGGTGAAAGACCAAG GGAACGCAAGTCCCCGATACATCCGATGCACATCCTATAATATCCCTTGCACATCTGACATGGCTAAGCAGGCTCAGGTGCCCCTGGCAGCTGTCATCAAGCCACTGGCAAGGCTGCCCCCAGAAGAG GCTTTACCGTATGTCGTTGACCATGGGGAATCTGGCCCTTTGCGCTGCAATCGCTGCAAAGCGTACATGTGCCCTTTCATGCAGTTCATTGAAGGAGGGAGGCGCTTCCAGTGCTGCTTTTGCAGCTGTATCAACGATG TTCCCCCCCAGTATTTTCAACATCTGGATCATACCGGCAAACGTGTGGATGCTTATGACCGTCCTGAGCTATCCCTGGGCTCTTATGAATTCTTGGCCACTGTAGATTACTGCAAG AACAATAAGTTCCCCAGCCCTCCTGCCTTCATCTTCATGATTGACGTCTCCTACAATGCCATCAGGAGTGGACTTGTTAGGCTCCTCTGTGAGGAGCTCAAGTCACTGTTAGACTTTCTGCCTAG GGAGGGCGGGGCAGAAGAGTCAGCAATCCGCGTTGGCTTTGTCACCTATAATAAGGTGCTCCACTTCTACAATGTgaagagctcactggcccagccACAGATGATGGTTGTATCTGATGTGGCTGACATGTTTGTGCCACTGCTGGATGGTTTCCTGGTCAATGTCAGGGAGTCTCGGGCAGTCATCACCAG CTTATTGGATCAGATTCCAGAAATGTTTGCAGACacaagagaaacagagacagtaTTTGCCCCAGTTATCCAGGCTGGAATGGAGGCGCTAAAG GCTGCCGAGTGTGCAGGGAAGCTGTTTCTGTTCCACACCTCCCTGCCCATTGCAGAGGCCCCAGGGAAACTGAAGAACAGGGATGACAGGAAGCTGATCAACACGGACAAGGAGAAG ACTCTGTTCCAGCCTCAGACAGGTGCCTATCAGAGCCTGGCCAAAGATTGTGTGGCCCAAGGTTGTTGTGTCGaccttttcctcttccctaacCAGTATGTGGATGTGGCCACACTCTCTGTTGTACCCCAGCTCACTGGTGGCTCTGTCTACAAATATACTTGCTTTCAG GTGGAGAATGACCAGGAACGGTTCCTGAGTGACTTGCGTCGGGATGTACAGAAGGTTGTTGGCTTTGATGCTGTGATGCGGGTCCGGACGAGTACGG GTATCCGTGCTATAGATTTCTTTGGGGCTTTCTACATGAGCAACACAACAGACGTGGAGCTTGCCGGGCTGGATGGGGACAAGACAGTGACTGTGGAGTTCAAGCATGATGATCGGCTCAATGAAGAGAGTGGAGCCCTCCTGCAG TGTGCCCTGCTCTACACCAGCTGTGCAGGGCAGCGACGGCTCCGCATTCACAACCTGGCCCTGAACTGCTGCACCCAGCTAGCTGATCTGTATCGGAACTGTGAGACTGACACACTCATCAACTACATGGCCAAGTTTG CATACCGGGGGGTCCTGAACAGCCCTGTGAAGAGTGTTCGTGACACTCTGATCACTCAGTGTGCCCAGATCCTGGCCTGTTACAGAAAGAACTGTGCCAGCCCCTCCTCTGCAGGACAG TTGATCCTTCCTGAGTGCATGAAGCTACTCCCAGTTTACCTGAACTGTGTGTTGAAGAGTGATGTCCTGCAGCCTGGAGCTGAAGTCACTACTGATGACCGTGCCTATGTCCGACAGCTGGTTACCTCCATGGACGTGGCTGAGACCAATGTCTTCTTCTATCCTCGGCTCCTACCGTTG ACAAAGTCTCCCATTGAGAGTACCACTGAACCACCAGCTGTTCGAGCATCTGAAGAGCGTCTAAGCAACGGGGATATATATTTGTTGGAAAATGGGCTCAACCTCTTCCTCTGGGTGGGAGCAAGTGTCCAACAGGGTGTTGTCCAGAGCCTCTTCAACGTCTCCTCCTTCAGTCAGATACCCAGTGGCTTG AGTATTCTGCCAGTTCTGGATAATCCACTGTCCAAGAAGGTGCGAGGCCTCATTGATAGCTTAAGGGCCCAGAGATCGCGGTACATGAAG CTTATCGTGGTG
- the SEC24C gene encoding protein transport protein Sec24C isoform X1, whose product MNVNQSAPPVPPFGQPQPVYPGYHQSSYGGQPGSTAPATPYGAYNGPGYQQPPPSGVSRAPSSSGAPPASIAQAPCGQGAYGQFGQGDVQNGPSSTVQMQRLPGSQPFGSAPLAPVVSQPTVSYGPPPTSSQVTAQLAGMQISGAVAPAPPPSGLGYGPPTSLASASGSFPNSGLYGSYAQAQGHSGAQPPQRSAPPQASSFTPPASGVPRMPSMTGPPLPGQGFGGPPVSQPNHVSSPPPQALHPGTQMSGLPGPPPPMHSSQQPGYQLQQNGSFGPARGPQPNYGSPYQAAPTFGSQPGPPQPLPPKRLDPDAIPSPQLNELPPQQKTRHRIDPDAIPSPIQVIEDDRNNRGSEPFVTGVRGQVPPLVTTNFLVKDQGNASPRYIRCTSYNIPCTSDMAKQAQVPLAAVIKPLARLPPEEALPYVVDHGESGPLRCNRCKAYMCPFMQFIEGGRRFQCCFCSCINDVPPQYFQHLDHTGKRVDAYDRPELSLGSYEFLATVDYCKNNKFPSPPAFIFMIDVSYNAIRSGLVRLLCEELKSLLDFLPREGGAEESAIRVGFVTYNKVLHFYNVKSSLAQPQMMVVSDVADMFVPLLDGFLVNVRESRAVITSLLDQIPEMFADTRETETVFAPVIQAGMEALKAAECAGKLFLFHTSLPIAEAPGKLKNRDDRKLINTDKEKTLFQPQTGAYQSLAKDCVAQGCCVDLFLFPNQYVDVATLSVVPQLTGGSVYKYTCFQVENDQERFLSDLRRDVQKVVGFDAVMRVRTSTGQSWLEKSRWGDKSGREASGTCCTFSPDSFHVASGIRAIDFFGAFYMSNTTDVELAGLDGDKTVTVEFKHDDRLNEESGALLQCALLYTSCAGQRRLRIHNLALNCCTQLADLYRNCETDTLINYMAKFAYRGVLNSPVKSVRDTLITQCAQILACYRKNCASPSSAGQLILPECMKLLPVYLNCVLKSDVLQPGAEVTTDDRAYVRQLVTSMDVAETNVFFYPRLLPLTKSPIESTTEPPAVRASEERLSNGDIYLLENGLNLFLWVGASVQQGVVQSLFNVSSFSQIPSGLSILPVLDNPLSKKVRGLIDSLRAQRSRYMKLIVVKQEDKLEMLFKHFLVEDKSLNGGASYVDFLCHMHKEIRQLLS is encoded by the exons ATGAACGTCAACCAGTCAGCTCCACCTGTGCCGCCATTTGGGCAGCCCCAGCCCGTCTACCCAGGGTATCATCAATCCAGCTATGGTGGGCAACCAGGGTCCACAGCTCCTGCCACCCCCTATGGAGCCTACAATGGGCCAGGCTATCAGCAACCACCTCCCTCAG GTGTGTCAAGAGCCCCATCTTCTTCTGGGGCACCTCCAGCCTCAATAGCACAGGCCCCTTGTGGCCAGGGTGCATATGGCCAGTTTGGCCAAGGAGATGTACAGAACGGGCCTAGCTCTACTGTTCAGATGCAGAG GCTCCCTGGGTCTCAGCCATTTGGGTCAGCCCCATTGGCCCCTGTGGTTAGCCAGCCAACTGTGTCCTATGGTCCTCCCCcgacaagttcccaggtgaccgCCCAGCTGGCTGGAATGCAGATCAGTGGGGCTGTGgcaccagcccctcccccttcGGGCCTGGGCTATG GCCCACCAACGTCGTTGGCCTCAGCCTCAGGAAGTTTCCCCAACTCTGGTCTGTATGGCTCCTATGCTCAGGCCCAGGGTCATTCTGGGGCCCAGCCTCCCCAGCGATCTGCCCCTCCACAGGCCTCCAGCTTCACACCCCCAGCTTCAGGGGTTCCTCGGATGCCTTCGATGACTGGTCCACCCCTGCCTGGACAGGGTTTTGGGGGACCCCCAGTGAGCCAGCCCAACCATGTGTCCTCGCCTCCTCCTCAAGCCCTGCACCCTGGCACCCAGATGAGTGGGCTCCCAGGACCACCACCACCTATGCACTCCTCGCAGCAGCCAGGCTATCAGCTGCAACAAAACG GTTCCTTTGGCCCAGCCCGGGGCCCTCAGCCCAATTATGGAAGTCCCTACCAAGCAGCACCTACTTTTGGCAGTCAGCCTGGGCCTCCTCAACCACTGCCTCCTAAGCGCCTGGATCCGGATGCCATCCCGAGCCCT CAACTCAATGAGCTGCCTCCTCAGCAGAAAACCAGGCACAGAATAGACCCTGATGCCATTCCTAGTCCA ATTCAGGTTATTGAGGATGACAGGAATAACCGGGGTTCAGAGCCATTTGTTACTGGAGTACGGGGCCAGGTGCCACCCTTAGTCACCACCAACTTCCTGGTGAAAGACCAAG GGAACGCAAGTCCCCGATACATCCGATGCACATCCTATAATATCCCTTGCACATCTGACATGGCTAAGCAGGCTCAGGTGCCCCTGGCAGCTGTCATCAAGCCACTGGCAAGGCTGCCCCCAGAAGAG GCTTTACCGTATGTCGTTGACCATGGGGAATCTGGCCCTTTGCGCTGCAATCGCTGCAAAGCGTACATGTGCCCTTTCATGCAGTTCATTGAAGGAGGGAGGCGCTTCCAGTGCTGCTTTTGCAGCTGTATCAACGATG TTCCCCCCCAGTATTTTCAACATCTGGATCATACCGGCAAACGTGTGGATGCTTATGACCGTCCTGAGCTATCCCTGGGCTCTTATGAATTCTTGGCCACTGTAGATTACTGCAAG AACAATAAGTTCCCCAGCCCTCCTGCCTTCATCTTCATGATTGACGTCTCCTACAATGCCATCAGGAGTGGACTTGTTAGGCTCCTCTGTGAGGAGCTCAAGTCACTGTTAGACTTTCTGCCTAG GGAGGGCGGGGCAGAAGAGTCAGCAATCCGCGTTGGCTTTGTCACCTATAATAAGGTGCTCCACTTCTACAATGTgaagagctcactggcccagccACAGATGATGGTTGTATCTGATGTGGCTGACATGTTTGTGCCACTGCTGGATGGTTTCCTGGTCAATGTCAGGGAGTCTCGGGCAGTCATCACCAG CTTATTGGATCAGATTCCAGAAATGTTTGCAGACacaagagaaacagagacagtaTTTGCCCCAGTTATCCAGGCTGGAATGGAGGCGCTAAAG GCTGCCGAGTGTGCAGGGAAGCTGTTTCTGTTCCACACCTCCCTGCCCATTGCAGAGGCCCCAGGGAAACTGAAGAACAGGGATGACAGGAAGCTGATCAACACGGACAAGGAGAAG ACTCTGTTCCAGCCTCAGACAGGTGCCTATCAGAGCCTGGCCAAAGATTGTGTGGCCCAAGGTTGTTGTGTCGaccttttcctcttccctaacCAGTATGTGGATGTGGCCACACTCTCTGTTGTACCCCAGCTCACTGGTGGCTCTGTCTACAAATATACTTGCTTTCAG GTGGAGAATGACCAGGAACGGTTCCTGAGTGACTTGCGTCGGGATGTACAGAAGGTTGTTGGCTTTGATGCTGTGATGCGGGTCCGGACGAGTACGGGTCAGTCCTGGTTGGAGAAGAGCAGGTGGGGGGATAAATCGGGGAGGGAGGCAAGTGGCACCTGTTGTACCTTTAGCCCTGACTCTTTCCATGTGGCCTCAGGTATCCGTGCTATAGATTTCTTTGGGGCTTTCTACATGAGCAACACAACAGACGTGGAGCTTGCCGGGCTGGATGGGGACAAGACAGTGACTGTGGAGTTCAAGCATGATGATCGGCTCAATGAAGAGAGTGGAGCCCTCCTGCAG TGTGCCCTGCTCTACACCAGCTGTGCAGGGCAGCGACGGCTCCGCATTCACAACCTGGCCCTGAACTGCTGCACCCAGCTAGCTGATCTGTATCGGAACTGTGAGACTGACACACTCATCAACTACATGGCCAAGTTTG CATACCGGGGGGTCCTGAACAGCCCTGTGAAGAGTGTTCGTGACACTCTGATCACTCAGTGTGCCCAGATCCTGGCCTGTTACAGAAAGAACTGTGCCAGCCCCTCCTCTGCAGGACAG TTGATCCTTCCTGAGTGCATGAAGCTACTCCCAGTTTACCTGAACTGTGTGTTGAAGAGTGATGTCCTGCAGCCTGGAGCTGAAGTCACTACTGATGACCGTGCCTATGTCCGACAGCTGGTTACCTCCATGGACGTGGCTGAGACCAATGTCTTCTTCTATCCTCGGCTCCTACCGTTG ACAAAGTCTCCCATTGAGAGTACCACTGAACCACCAGCTGTTCGAGCATCTGAAGAGCGTCTAAGCAACGGGGATATATATTTGTTGGAAAATGGGCTCAACCTCTTCCTCTGGGTGGGAGCAAGTGTCCAACAGGGTGTTGTCCAGAGCCTCTTCAACGTCTCCTCCTTCAGTCAGATACCCAGTGGCTTG AGTATTCTGCCAGTTCTGGATAATCCACTGTCCAAGAAGGTGCGAGGCCTCATTGATAGCTTAAGGGCCCAGAGATCGCGGTACATGAAG CTTATCGTGGTG
- the SEC24C gene encoding protein transport protein Sec24C isoform X3, whose protein sequence is MNVNQSAPPVPPFGQPQPVYPGYHQSSYGGQPGSTAPATPYGAYNGPGYQQPPPSGVSRAPSSSGAPPASIAQAPCGQGAYGQFGQGDVQNGPSSTVQMQRLPGSQPFGSAPLAPVVSQPTVSYGPPPTSSQVTAQLAGMQISGAVAPAPPPSGLGYGPPTSLASASGSFPNSGLYGSYAQAQGHSGAQPPQRSAPPQASSFTPPASGVPRMPSMTGPPLPGQGFGGPPVSQPNHVSSPPPQALHPGTQMSGLPGPPPPMHSSQQPGYQLQQNGSFGPARGPQPNYGSPYQAAPTFGSQPGPPQPLPPKRLDPDAIPSPIQVIEDDRNNRGSEPFVTGVRGQVPPLVTTNFLVKDQGNASPRYIRCTSYNIPCTSDMAKQAQVPLAAVIKPLARLPPEEALPYVVDHGESGPLRCNRCKAYMCPFMQFIEGGRRFQCCFCSCINDVPPQYFQHLDHTGKRVDAYDRPELSLGSYEFLATVDYCKNNKFPSPPAFIFMIDVSYNAIRSGLVRLLCEELKSLLDFLPREGGAEESAIRVGFVTYNKVLHFYNVKSSLAQPQMMVVSDVADMFVPLLDGFLVNVRESRAVITSLLDQIPEMFADTRETETVFAPVIQAGMEALKAAECAGKLFLFHTSLPIAEAPGKLKNRDDRKLINTDKEKTLFQPQTGAYQSLAKDCVAQGCCVDLFLFPNQYVDVATLSVVPQLTGGSVYKYTCFQVENDQERFLSDLRRDVQKVVGFDAVMRVRTSTGIRAIDFFGAFYMSNTTDVELAGLDGDKTVTVEFKHDDRLNEESGALLQCALLYTSCAGQRRLRIHNLALNCCTQLADLYRNCETDTLINYMAKFAYRGVLNSPVKSVRDTLITQCAQILACYRKNCASPSSAGQLILPECMKLLPVYLNCVLKSDVLQPGAEVTTDDRAYVRQLVTSMDVAETNVFFYPRLLPLTKSPIESTTEPPAVRASEERLSNGDIYLLENGLNLFLWVGASVQQGVVQSLFNVSSFSQIPSGLSILPVLDNPLSKKVRGLIDSLRAQRSRYMKLIVVKQEDKLEMLFKHFLVEDKSLNGGASYVDFLCHMHKEIRQLLS, encoded by the exons ATGAACGTCAACCAGTCAGCTCCACCTGTGCCGCCATTTGGGCAGCCCCAGCCCGTCTACCCAGGGTATCATCAATCCAGCTATGGTGGGCAACCAGGGTCCACAGCTCCTGCCACCCCCTATGGAGCCTACAATGGGCCAGGCTATCAGCAACCACCTCCCTCAG GTGTGTCAAGAGCCCCATCTTCTTCTGGGGCACCTCCAGCCTCAATAGCACAGGCCCCTTGTGGCCAGGGTGCATATGGCCAGTTTGGCCAAGGAGATGTACAGAACGGGCCTAGCTCTACTGTTCAGATGCAGAG GCTCCCTGGGTCTCAGCCATTTGGGTCAGCCCCATTGGCCCCTGTGGTTAGCCAGCCAACTGTGTCCTATGGTCCTCCCCcgacaagttcccaggtgaccgCCCAGCTGGCTGGAATGCAGATCAGTGGGGCTGTGgcaccagcccctcccccttcGGGCCTGGGCTATG GCCCACCAACGTCGTTGGCCTCAGCCTCAGGAAGTTTCCCCAACTCTGGTCTGTATGGCTCCTATGCTCAGGCCCAGGGTCATTCTGGGGCCCAGCCTCCCCAGCGATCTGCCCCTCCACAGGCCTCCAGCTTCACACCCCCAGCTTCAGGGGTTCCTCGGATGCCTTCGATGACTGGTCCACCCCTGCCTGGACAGGGTTTTGGGGGACCCCCAGTGAGCCAGCCCAACCATGTGTCCTCGCCTCCTCCTCAAGCCCTGCACCCTGGCACCCAGATGAGTGGGCTCCCAGGACCACCACCACCTATGCACTCCTCGCAGCAGCCAGGCTATCAGCTGCAACAAAACG GTTCCTTTGGCCCAGCCCGGGGCCCTCAGCCCAATTATGGAAGTCCCTACCAAGCAGCACCTACTTTTGGCAGTCAGCCTGGGCCTCCTCAACCACTGCCTCCTAAGCGCCTGGATCCGGATGCCATCCCGAGCCCT ATTCAGGTTATTGAGGATGACAGGAATAACCGGGGTTCAGAGCCATTTGTTACTGGAGTACGGGGCCAGGTGCCACCCTTAGTCACCACCAACTTCCTGGTGAAAGACCAAG GGAACGCAAGTCCCCGATACATCCGATGCACATCCTATAATATCCCTTGCACATCTGACATGGCTAAGCAGGCTCAGGTGCCCCTGGCAGCTGTCATCAAGCCACTGGCAAGGCTGCCCCCAGAAGAG GCTTTACCGTATGTCGTTGACCATGGGGAATCTGGCCCTTTGCGCTGCAATCGCTGCAAAGCGTACATGTGCCCTTTCATGCAGTTCATTGAAGGAGGGAGGCGCTTCCAGTGCTGCTTTTGCAGCTGTATCAACGATG TTCCCCCCCAGTATTTTCAACATCTGGATCATACCGGCAAACGTGTGGATGCTTATGACCGTCCTGAGCTATCCCTGGGCTCTTATGAATTCTTGGCCACTGTAGATTACTGCAAG AACAATAAGTTCCCCAGCCCTCCTGCCTTCATCTTCATGATTGACGTCTCCTACAATGCCATCAGGAGTGGACTTGTTAGGCTCCTCTGTGAGGAGCTCAAGTCACTGTTAGACTTTCTGCCTAG GGAGGGCGGGGCAGAAGAGTCAGCAATCCGCGTTGGCTTTGTCACCTATAATAAGGTGCTCCACTTCTACAATGTgaagagctcactggcccagccACAGATGATGGTTGTATCTGATGTGGCTGACATGTTTGTGCCACTGCTGGATGGTTTCCTGGTCAATGTCAGGGAGTCTCGGGCAGTCATCACCAG CTTATTGGATCAGATTCCAGAAATGTTTGCAGACacaagagaaacagagacagtaTTTGCCCCAGTTATCCAGGCTGGAATGGAGGCGCTAAAG GCTGCCGAGTGTGCAGGGAAGCTGTTTCTGTTCCACACCTCCCTGCCCATTGCAGAGGCCCCAGGGAAACTGAAGAACAGGGATGACAGGAAGCTGATCAACACGGACAAGGAGAAG ACTCTGTTCCAGCCTCAGACAGGTGCCTATCAGAGCCTGGCCAAAGATTGTGTGGCCCAAGGTTGTTGTGTCGaccttttcctcttccctaacCAGTATGTGGATGTGGCCACACTCTCTGTTGTACCCCAGCTCACTGGTGGCTCTGTCTACAAATATACTTGCTTTCAG GTGGAGAATGACCAGGAACGGTTCCTGAGTGACTTGCGTCGGGATGTACAGAAGGTTGTTGGCTTTGATGCTGTGATGCGGGTCCGGACGAGTACGG GTATCCGTGCTATAGATTTCTTTGGGGCTTTCTACATGAGCAACACAACAGACGTGGAGCTTGCCGGGCTGGATGGGGACAAGACAGTGACTGTGGAGTTCAAGCATGATGATCGGCTCAATGAAGAGAGTGGAGCCCTCCTGCAG TGTGCCCTGCTCTACACCAGCTGTGCAGGGCAGCGACGGCTCCGCATTCACAACCTGGCCCTGAACTGCTGCACCCAGCTAGCTGATCTGTATCGGAACTGTGAGACTGACACACTCATCAACTACATGGCCAAGTTTG CATACCGGGGGGTCCTGAACAGCCCTGTGAAGAGTGTTCGTGACACTCTGATCACTCAGTGTGCCCAGATCCTGGCCTGTTACAGAAAGAACTGTGCCAGCCCCTCCTCTGCAGGACAG TTGATCCTTCCTGAGTGCATGAAGCTACTCCCAGTTTACCTGAACTGTGTGTTGAAGAGTGATGTCCTGCAGCCTGGAGCTGAAGTCACTACTGATGACCGTGCCTATGTCCGACAGCTGGTTACCTCCATGGACGTGGCTGAGACCAATGTCTTCTTCTATCCTCGGCTCCTACCGTTG ACAAAGTCTCCCATTGAGAGTACCACTGAACCACCAGCTGTTCGAGCATCTGAAGAGCGTCTAAGCAACGGGGATATATATTTGTTGGAAAATGGGCTCAACCTCTTCCTCTGGGTGGGAGCAAGTGTCCAACAGGGTGTTGTCCAGAGCCTCTTCAACGTCTCCTCCTTCAGTCAGATACCCAGTGGCTTG AGTATTCTGCCAGTTCTGGATAATCCACTGTCCAAGAAGGTGCGAGGCCTCATTGATAGCTTAAGGGCCCAGAGATCGCGGTACATGAAG CTTATCGTGGTG